Genomic segment of Photobacterium profundum SS9:
ACACCGCATAGAGCTCAACAAAACTCGCCCTTCGGGAGTGATTCAGCGTATCTACTTCTTCGTCAAATGTATTTGAAAGGGAATCCATTCCTACACACATTTTCCTTGAATTAAACACGCTGAGATCACTCTGAATCCTGCATCTTGAGGTAGCTTGGGTATATACACTTCGTTGGCACTGCCATCAACAGTTTCTCGATAATTTCAGAGCCGTTTTACCTTCACATGTCATCCCGATTAGAATAACGGGTTTAGGCTGGTTGATAACATGGATTGGTGAGATCTTGGACGCAATGCACCCTTATGCTAATGGCGAGAACAGTTATACCAATCTGGATAAGTAAGTGGTCATAAATTTGCGCAGGAAAAATAGGTAAGAACAAGACAAAAATTGAAATAACTAGTGGTTCTAATTATAAAATTTCTAACGCTGTTATTATCGATTTTAACCAGCAAGAATGAGCAGATACTTATTTAGGTTGGTATTAGTGCGTAGATTATGTGGGGCTCTGCCAGTGCTGCGATTAAGCACCAGACAAAAAAATGCCAGTCATCAGACTGGCATTTTATTTTCAATTAAAACTAATTAGGCATTAATCAAACTCTACAAGATTCTTCTCGTATTGGTCGAATTGCTTTTGGATTTTCTCTGATGGCTCACCTGTCGTCAGGCTCACAATCACGACTGATAATGTCGCTAAAATAAAGCCAGGTACGATTTCATAGATATCGAAGATACCACCTGTAATCTGCTTCCAGATAACAACCGTTAATGCACCCACAATAATACCGACTAACGCACCATTACGGTTCATACGCTTCCAGTAAAGACTAAGTAGTAGTACAGGACCAAATGCAGCACCAAAACCAGCCCACGCATAAGAGACCAAACCAAGTACCGTACTATCAGGGTTCATTGCCAACACCAGTGCAACAATAGAAAGTCCGATAACAGCAACACGGCCGACCATGACAATTTCTTCTGTTGGAGCATCTGGACGAAATACTTGCTTATAGAAATCTTCCGCCAATGCAGAAGACGACACTAATAGCTGTGAATCAGCAGTACTCATGATAGCCGCAAGAATCGCTGCCAATAGAATACCCGCAACCACAGGGTGGAAGATTGAGTTCACAAGTAACATGAAGATCTTCTCACCATCGGCTAGCTCGCCTGCCAATTGGTTATCAACATAAAGAATACCCACCAAGCCTACAAGTACCGCACCAATCATTGATAATGCAGTCCAGATAACCGCAATACGGCGTGCTGTTGTAATATCAGCATTGCTACGCGTTGCTTTAAAACGCGCAAGGATGTGTGGCTGACCAAAGTAACCTAAACCCCATGCTGCTAGAGAAATAATAGCAATGGCAGATAACGGTTGGCCTTTCACATCATTGAACAACGTCATTAGCTCTGGGTTTTTCAGCTCCAATGCTGCCGTAAGATCACCTACGCCACCACTCATGGCAGCAATAGGCACAATAAGCAATGCCGCAGACATCAATAAACCTTGTACAAGGTCAGTCCATGATACGGCTAAGAAGCCACCAAATAAGGTGTAAGACACAACACAAACAGTACCGACAATAACCGCAATGCTGTAATCAAGACCGAATACTGTTTCAAATAATTTACCGCCTGCAACTAAACCTGAACTGGTGTAGAAAAGGAAAAACAGCAAAATAAAGAATGCTGAGATAGTTTGGATCAGTTTAGATTTATCATCAAAACGGCGTGCTAAAAACTCAGGAAGTGTTAGCGAGTTATCAGCAGTAATACTGTAAGTACGAAGACGCTTCGCACAAATCAACCAGTTCAGCCATGTACCCAGTAACAAGCCACCAGCTAGCCAAAGTGATTCGATACCAGCAGCATAAGCATAACCCGGTAGACCCAGTAGTAACCAACCACTCATATCAGAAGCACCTGCCGATAACGCAGCCGGCCATGGACCTAACGAACGACCACCTAAGAAATAATCAGATGAATTAGATGTACGCTTATAGGCTATATAGCCAATTGCCATCATAGCTATCAGATAAACGATAAACGTTCCTGTAATAGCAAAGCTGTTTTCAATCATTGTCGAGTTCCCTCACTTATTTAAATACCCATTCATTGCGGGTATTTTATTTATTTACTGAATATTCTATTCAGCATGTTTACTTGATTAACCGGCCTATCACTATTTCCTTCAGTCACACGACATAATTGAGGGAAATAACCATAAGCCAACCACTAAAAATTAATGTTCGCCACTGCCCAGTTCAAGCAGTGTTGCATTACCTCCTACAGCGGTAATATTAATGGTGCGTGTTCTTTCTGTAACAAAACGCAAGATGTACGTTGGGCTACCAATAACAGGTAACAACTCACAATCTGTTTCTGTTACTAGCTGGGCTAATAAACCATCACGTGCAGCTAACTGACGAGCCAAAGCTTGTGAAGTTGATAACTGACCCGCATAAGCCACACCCGCGATGGCAGTATGGCTGGCCAAATCCGCGAGTTGATCACAATCTACCGCGACGACAACACCGTGCGGACAACCTGCTTTTTCAAGCTGTGATACCAATGCTTTGCCTGATAACGCACTGCCAGTTGGCAAGCATATAAACAGAGTATTACCTGTCACTAATACCGCTGTAATTTGCCCGACAATTGCCGTAATAGTGGCATCAATATCAGCCGTTACCACAAATGCACCACGACCTGCACTGTACAGTTCGTTGGTTTCACCTGTTGGCCCTGGCATTAATAGTGTTTCCCCTACATGCTCTAACGCATTGCGGCATTGAAACTCCACCATCGATTTCGCATTGGCTTCTAGCTGGCTAGCCCACTGCGTTAAAATGGCAGTGCGTTCGCTGTAACCTAAACCATTCCAGTTTTCCCAGGTTGATAGGCTGCTATCTACCATGGTTTGAATATTTGTAGTCATAACTTCTTCCTTCTTAATTCAGACACAGCGGCTATTACGCACTCAGTACATCTTTAGTGAAGCGGTATAGGTAGTGTGGGCCACCCGCTTTTGGACCTGTGCCCGATAGGCCTTGTCCGCCAAACGGCTGAACACCCACCACAGCACCGACTTGATCACGATTGATGTAGCAGTTACCCACCCGAGCGCGTTGCTCGATACGGCAATAAGTACGCTCGTTACGGCTGTGAACACCCAGCGTTAGACCAAACCCTGTGTGATTAATCTGATCGACAACCTGATCGATTTCATTCGCTTTAAAACGAACGATGTGAAGAATTGGGCCGAAGTTTTCATTTTTCAAAATATCAATACTGTTAATTTCAAATGCTGTTGGTGCAACAAAGTCACCCAACTTACATTCATCACTCAGCTGAGTTTGAGCCACTAGTGTCGATTGATTCTTTAACGACTCAATGTGAGTTAACAGCTTTTCTTTTGCCGCGATATCAATAACAGGGCCAACATCGGTACTGTGTAACTCAGGGCGTCCGACAGATAGCTCAGCCATCGCACCTTTGATAAGCGTAATTATGCGATCGGCAATATCGGCTTGAACAAATAACACCCGTAACGCAGAACAACGCTGCCCAGCTGATGCAAAGGCAGAACGAACCACATCACGCACTACTTGCTCTGGCAACGCGGTACTATCAACGATCATCGCATTCTGCCCGCCGGTTTCTGCAATAAACGGAACCGCTTCACAATCACGTGCGACTAAAGAACGGTTAATGCGTTGGGCTGTTTCAGTTGACCCGGTAAACGCGACACCCGCAATACGCACATCTGTTGTGAGTGTTGCACCCACTTCAGCACCCGTACCCGGTAATAATTGAATCGCGCCAGCAGGAATACCCGCTTCTAGCATTAATTCAATCGCACGGTAAGCAATCAACGAGGTTTGTTCAGCAGGCTTGGCAACAACAGTATTACCCGCAGCCAATGCCGCAGATACTTGCCCTAAGAAAATCGCCAGAGGGAAATTCCATGGGCTAATACATGCAAACACACCGCGGCCTTGATAGGTCAGCTGCTTGGTTGAACCATCAAAGCTTTTAATTGATTTCGCACTGGCGAGTTCAGACGATGCCTGTTCACCATAGAAACGACAGAAATCCACGGCCTCACGAATTTCATCAATGCTGTCTTGAATTGTTTTGCCCGCTTCACGATGACAAAGGGCGACCAGCTCACCAGTGTGAAGTTCAAGTAAATCAGCTAAACGCTGTAAGCACTCACCACGCTCAGAAGCAGCAACTTGTGACCATGCAGGATATGCTTCACTTGCAACATCAATGGCTTGAGCAACTTGGCTCGCACTAGAAAATGCAACCTGCCCGACACTTTCAGAACGATTATAAGGAGCTGTAATGGCGTGTTGTTCGCCATCAAGCGTTACGCCATTTACGATAGGACCAGCCTGCCATTGATGCTGACTAAATGCCTGAATAGCAGCATTGAACGGTGTCCACTCAGATTCAATATCAATATTAATGCTGGCAGAGTTTTTACGGCTCTCACCAAAGATCTGGGGTGGCAGTGGAATAAGGCTGTTATTTAACGAAGGACGCGAGCGTAAGGTATCTACCGGATGCTCTGTTAATGATTCAATCGGGCAATTGGCATCAACCAAACGGTGAACAAACGAGCTGTTAGCACCGTTCTCAAGTAAACGACGTACAAGGTACGGCAGCAAATCTTTATGGCTGCCAACAGGCGCATAAATACGTACATTCGCTTGGTACATGTCCATTGCATGATTATAAAGCGCATCACCCATGCCATGCAGACGTTGGAATTCAAAATCGCGGTGATCAGTCATCGCCACAATAGCTGAAATTGTATGTGCGTTATGGCTAGCAAACTGCGGATAAATCACACCACGTAAATGCTCAGACAATAAGAAACGAGCACACGCAAGATATGCGCTATCTGTTGACTCTTTACGGGTAAAGACTGGGTAGTCACTAAAACCGCTTTGCTGAGAAAGCTTTAATTCACTGTCCCAATAGGCACCTTTCACCAAGCGTAAAGGAATAATATCGCCCTGCGCTTTACTTAACGCCGCTAACCATGCCAATACAGGTAGTGCACGCTTAGAGTAAGACTGAACAACGATACCAAATCGACCCCAGCCTTTTACTGCATCTGAACGATATAGCTTTTCAAATAACTTTAATGACAACTCAAGACGATCGGCTTCTTCAGCATCAATCGTAATACCCACATTCAATTCACGCGCACGTGAAAGCAATGTCAGTACTGATTCATACATTTCATCTAATACGCGGGCTTCATTCGCTACATCGTAACGGGGGTGCAAAGCAGATAGCTTTATAGACACCGTTGGATCCGGCGATTGTTGATTGCTGCCTTTTTGGCTTGCATACTCATCACGACCAACAGATTCAACCGCCATGATGTAATCTTTAAAATACTTTTGAGCATCTTGCGCCGTTAATGCCGCTTCGCCCAGCATATCAAATGAATAAGTGAAGCCTTTGTCACGGTTACTCTTACCATTTTTCATTGCTTCTGAAATCGTACGCCCCAGCACAAACTGGTGACCCATGATCTTCATCGCCTGATTCATCGCTTGACGAATCACAGGCTCAGACATCTTATTCACTAAGCGATTAATCACATGAGATGGCTTACCGTCTTCTTTGGCATCCATTGTGACCACTTTTCCCGTCAGCATCAGACCCCAAGTAGAGGCATTCACAAACAGAGAATCAGAATTTTTAAGGTGAGACTTCCAATCAGCAACACTGAGTTTGTCGCGAATAAGGGCATCAGCCGTTGCGGCATCAGGAATACGCATCAAGGCTTCTGCTAAACACATCAGCAAAATACCTTCTTTGGTATCTAGGCTGTACTCCAATAACAATGCATCAATCATTTGAATCGCATTTTTATCGGCACGCACGCGCTGAATAAGTTCAGCAGCTTTATCTGTCGTGTGTTTACGTTCTATATCTGACGGCTCAGCCAAAGGTAATAGCTGCTCTAGCCATAACGACTCATCAACAGAATAGAGCGGCGAAATCAGTGTCCAGATTTCGTTTAACGGACGCTCAATAAAGGATGGCTGAAGTACATCTGCCGCATTGAACATAATCATTCCCTCAATAATGAATCCTGAAGTTTATCTATATCGTCAGGATAAATGTTACACCAGTGTTACTATTGAGGGGATTCTATTTTCCACAGCTCGTCTAGTCTTGCTATATTCTCCGTTAATTTTTAGAAAAAGTCCGTTTTTTAACAAAATTAGACACAAAACATCATCAAAAAAATCTTGTTTCATACCGATTAACGTAAAGTTAGCTGCAAAAAATGAACATGAAAAGTTACGCAAAAACAGTAAATGTTCCTACGTAAGTATGAATATGATAACGAGAGAGGCTAGAAAAGAAGAGAAACAAAGAAGAGTTAAAAAAATGCTGAATATAAGCAACAAAAAAATGATATTTTCAATTAAGCCGTTGAATTAAATGAAATATAAAAACTTTCGTACTATTAATCTAATAGATGATGTTATACGTTATTTTTTTTAAAACGCGCGGGGGGCATGCCGTATAAACGTGAAAACGCTTGGGTAAAACTACTCTGACCCGAGAATCCACAGCTTTGTGCCACCTGGGCCAAACTCAACTGCGACTCTTCCATTAATTGTTTCGCCATTTCGAGGCGCTTCTTTAAAACATACTGATGGGGTGTTACACCTGTTTGATTCTTGAACAATAAATGAAATTGGCTTTCACCTAAAAAAACCTGTCCCGCCAATTGTGTTACAGAAATTTTACGTGTTAGATGCTGAATAATGTATTGATCGACAATATCCATATTCAAACGTGCACTATGGCGATCAGATGCTAACGGCTTAAAATGTCGCTGCAATACGCACATCAGTGTATCGGTACATGCTTTACTTAATAACAGATCATCAGGATGTGCTGTCATTTCAACGGTGAGTGCGTTAATAAGATTTTGAGCTTGGCTATCAAGATGAAAATAGCTCGACTGATCAAATAAGCGCTCGACACGATCCATTGCATAAGAAGGTTGTAAATAACCGTAGGTTTCTTCAAACGAGTGTTGAGATACGGGTATATTCAGGACCAGAATTTCATTTCGACCTAAACCAGAGAATGCGTGTTCAGAATCGGCGGTCACTAAACACCCCTGACCTGGGCAAACAAGATTACCATAGCCTTCTATATCAAATTCTGTCTGTCCAGATAGACCAATCACAACTTGGTTATAACCATGATTATGGTGTTCCATCTGTTCTGGCAGTATGACAATTTCTGAATGTTTAAACTTAGTATTCATCTATAACAAATAAACCAATAATGAATAAACCATTGTCTCAGTAACTGTGCCTACACTCTAGTTTCTTTTCTCTTAATGAACAATCTCTCTTCTAAATATATACCCAAGCGACCTCAAGATGCAGGATTCAGAGTGATATCAGCGTATTTAACTCAAGGAAAATGTGTGTAGGAATGGCATTCCGCTGGAGTAATACAATAAGTGCAACACATTTGACACAGAAGTAGATACGCTGAATCACTCCCGAAGGGCGAGTTTTGTTGGGCTCTATGCGGTGTTACTTATTTTCAACGTAGAACCACTAGGTCTATAAATAAGTGCCTTACCTAGAGCCCAACAAATTCTCGCTGAAACGAGCATCTTGAGGTAGCTTGGGTATAGTGCTTTCGCCACGTAAACCCACCGGACAAGTGATCAAGATAGCATTCTTTACGGGCAGTGTGATTTCAATTTCAACGATCGCGCTTATTCCCTTATGCGACAAGGGCTCACTGGTCATTATGCCTCACTCGAAAGCATATCGATAAAATACCGTAAAATGTACCTGAAATTCACATAGATGAATAAAATCAATAACTTAAATAGATTACATGCTTGATCATCGTTCCAGCTTTTTAGTGGCATAAGAAAGAAGAGCTCTAAACTTGAGATGAAAATAAGATCTGCCCTTGATCATTGTTCCGTATCGTTAACGATCTAAACATAGGATCCTTCTTGATCATCGTTCCAATTGAAATGACACCCCCCGTTAATTCGCGCTACTTGATCATTGTTCCGTAAGCAAACAGAGTACTCAACAACAATTCAGATCCCAATATAAACCTTTAAAAACAAACCATTAACTAAAATATCAATACATTATAGATTGAAACATCCATTCGTCGCTCTTTTTGTGTTACAAATAGTTCGATTAATAAGGATATTGAAATGAACGAATTCTGGATCCAACTGCAATACTCATTTTCTGTCACTGGACCTATTTTTATCATGCTCGGTCTCGGTATTGCTCTTAGACGCTGGGGGATCATTGAAGAAAAGTTCATTGAAACGGGGTCGAAACTCGTCTTTACCGTCACGCTGCCAGCGCTATTATTTTTAAGTGTGGTAAAAGCAGACTTAGCGCAAGTGGGAAATATCAACCTATTGCTATTTGCTTTAGCGGCAAACACCGCTACTTTCATCATTTTTGAGTGTTTAGCGCATTGGTTAGTAAAAGATAAAGCAGAAAGAGGCGTCGTTGTTCAGGGGGCATTTCGTGCAAATACCGGAATAATTGGTCTGGCATATGTTTCCAATGCCTATGGCGAAAATGGCTTAGTGGTTGGCTCATTATATGTTGCTGTAATAACGGTACTTTACAATATTCTTGCCGTAATAACGCTAACGCGATCTTCCCCAGGCAACCAATCACTGAATACTGGCTATTTATTACGTTCTATTGTAAAAAATCCTTTAATTATCGGCATTTGTGCTGCCGTTCCCTTTTCCTATTTAGATATCAACATTCCAGAGGTGTTGCTTAAATCAGGGAGCTATTTTGCTGATATGACACTGCCCTTGGCGCTACTGTGCACTGGGGCAAGCTTGGATCTGAAACAACTGCGCCAAGATTCTACTCATGCAAAATATTCAACCTACGGGCGCTTGATCATCGCTCCGGGATTAATTTCGCTTGCTGGCTATATATTGGGCTTTAGAGGATTAGAGCTGGGGGTTATTTTCTTGATGAGTGCCGCACCAACGGCAGCAGCAAGTTATGTAATGGCACGTTCAATGGGGGCAAACGCTAAGCTAGCCGCCAATATTATTGCCCTTACCACTGTGGGATCACTGCTTTCATGTAGCTTAGGAATAACTATCTTAAACAGTTTTAACCTATAAAATCAGTGCAATTATTAACGATGAGTCGACACCGATTCACGGCTTATTAATCGACCAGAAAGAGCACGCTGTTCTTGTTCTTGTACTTGAGTAGGTCGGTTATTAAGTAGCTCGCCTAACATACGCATTGATTCATCAACTAACTGTTCTGAAGGAAAACTAATGCATGTTAGAGGAGGGTTAAGTTGACCTGCAAGTTCAGAGTCTTCAATACTAATAATTGAAACCTCTTGCGGTACTGCAAGGTTAAACTCACGAAACAAGCGCATCGCATGGGCAGCATGACTATCATGCATTACCACTACTGCCGAAAACTGTGTATAGCTATTAAGTAAAGCCATTACAGCTTCTTCAGGGTTACTGTTTGTCTCTACAACTAATTGGCGATTAAACGGCAACGCTTGATTTTGTAAAGCGAGCTTATAACCCTCAACCGTTTTTAGCGATGACGCATCTTTATTACTATCGATAATAAGCGCGATATTACGATGGCCTTTACTCATTAAAAAACGGCACGCACTTTCTGCCGCAAACGAGTAATTAAAACCGATAGAATAAGGGGAATCTAATGCAACACCATCAAGATGAATTAATTTATCTGATTGTAAATCGGCATCTTTACCGCCAATTAAAATAATCGCACTGCAATGGCCATTTCCGAGTTCGTTAACTAATGCTTTTTGCTCTTCTCGCGTTTCTGCAAAATGTACTAGCATATGTTTACTGTACTTCTGTAAGCCCTTAGCAATTAAAGGTAAATACGACGAGATACGCCCAGCATCTGCTGAAGATAAGATAACACCAACATACTCTGACGCTTTCCCAGCTAAAGCTTGTGCAGCTGCATTTGGCTTATATTGAAGTTCATCAGCAGCACGTAATACAGCTTGCCGACTGTCTTCACGCACACCTCTTGTACCACTCAAAACGCGTGATACCGTAGCTTTAGACACATTCGCTAATCGGGATACATCAGTGATTGTTGCCATACTCTTTATCGACATATTTATAGCATCGCTATACAACAGAAAAATACTCAAAGATTGTACCACATCGTTCTTGGGGATGAGCCAGAACAAAACAGAAATAACGAGGAACACCACCGTGTATTTTTAGGTATGCACACAAAATCTGGTTCTATTACATGGTGAGTACAACTTACCTAACATTTAGCCAATAAAGTTAGAAATTACATTACCTATGCCA
This window contains:
- a CDS encoding LacI family DNA-binding transcriptional regulator, whose translation is MATITDVSRLANVSKATVSRVLSGTRGVREDSRQAVLRAADELQYKPNAAAQALAGKASEYVGVILSSADAGRISSYLPLIAKGLQKYSKHMLVHFAETREEQKALVNELGNGHCSAIILIGGKDADLQSDKLIHLDGVALDSPYSIGFNYSFAAESACRFLMSKGHRNIALIIDSNKDASSLKTVEGYKLALQNQALPFNRQLVVETNSNPEEAVMALLNSYTQFSAVVVMHDSHAAHAMRLFREFNLAVPQEVSIISIEDSELAGQLNPPLTCISFPSEQLVDESMRMLGELLNNRPTQVQEQEQRALSGRLISRESVSTHR
- a CDS encoding aldehyde dehydrogenase family protein, which codes for MTTNIQTMVDSSLSTWENWNGLGYSERTAILTQWASQLEANAKSMVEFQCRNALEHVGETLLMPGPTGETNELYSAGRGAFVVTADIDATITAIVGQITAVLVTGNTLFICLPTGSALSGKALVSQLEKAGCPHGVVVAVDCDQLADLASHTAIAGVAYAGQLSTSQALARQLAARDGLLAQLVTETDCELLPVIGSPTYILRFVTERTRTINITAVGGNATLLELGSGEH
- a CDS encoding AEC family transporter, giving the protein MNEFWIQLQYSFSVTGPIFIMLGLGIALRRWGIIEEKFIETGSKLVFTVTLPALLFLSVVKADLAQVGNINLLLFALAANTATFIIFECLAHWLVKDKAERGVVVQGAFRANTGIIGLAYVSNAYGENGLVVGSLYVAVITVLYNILAVITLTRSSPGNQSLNTGYLLRSIVKNPLIIGICAAVPFSYLDINIPEVLLKSGSYFADMTLPLALLCTGASLDLKQLRQDSTHAKYSTYGRLIIAPGLISLAGYILGFRGLELGVIFLMSAAPTAAASYVMARSMGANAKLAANIIALTTVGSLLSCSLGITILNSFNL
- the putA gene encoding bifunctional proline dehydrogenase/L-glutamate gamma-semialdehyde dehydrogenase PutA translates to MFNAADVLQPSFIERPLNEIWTLISPLYSVDESLWLEQLLPLAEPSDIERKHTTDKAAELIQRVRADKNAIQMIDALLLEYSLDTKEGILLMCLAEALMRIPDAATADALIRDKLSVADWKSHLKNSDSLFVNASTWGLMLTGKVVTMDAKEDGKPSHVINRLVNKMSEPVIRQAMNQAMKIMGHQFVLGRTISEAMKNGKSNRDKGFTYSFDMLGEAALTAQDAQKYFKDYIMAVESVGRDEYASQKGSNQQSPDPTVSIKLSALHPRYDVANEARVLDEMYESVLTLLSRARELNVGITIDAEEADRLELSLKLFEKLYRSDAVKGWGRFGIVVQSYSKRALPVLAWLAALSKAQGDIIPLRLVKGAYWDSELKLSQQSGFSDYPVFTRKESTDSAYLACARFLLSEHLRGVIYPQFASHNAHTISAIVAMTDHRDFEFQRLHGMGDALYNHAMDMYQANVRIYAPVGSHKDLLPYLVRRLLENGANSSFVHRLVDANCPIESLTEHPVDTLRSRPSLNNSLIPLPPQIFGESRKNSASINIDIESEWTPFNAAIQAFSQHQWQAGPIVNGVTLDGEQHAITAPYNRSESVGQVAFSSASQVAQAIDVASEAYPAWSQVAASERGECLQRLADLLELHTGELVALCHREAGKTIQDSIDEIREAVDFCRFYGEQASSELASAKSIKSFDGSTKQLTYQGRGVFACISPWNFPLAIFLGQVSAALAAGNTVVAKPAEQTSLIAYRAIELMLEAGIPAGAIQLLPGTGAEVGATLTTDVRIAGVAFTGSTETAQRINRSLVARDCEAVPFIAETGGQNAMIVDSTALPEQVVRDVVRSAFASAGQRCSALRVLFVQADIADRIITLIKGAMAELSVGRPELHSTDVGPVIDIAAKEKLLTHIESLKNQSTLVAQTQLSDECKLGDFVAPTAFEINSIDILKNENFGPILHIVRFKANEIDQVVDQINHTGFGLTLGVHSRNERTYCRIEQRARVGNCYINRDQVGAVVGVQPFGGQGLSGTGPKAGGPHYLYRFTKDVLSA
- a CDS encoding AraC family transcriptional regulator, which gives rise to MNTKFKHSEIVILPEQMEHHNHGYNQVVIGLSGQTEFDIEGYGNLVCPGQGCLVTADSEHAFSGLGRNEILVLNIPVSQHSFEETYGYLQPSYAMDRVERLFDQSSYFHLDSQAQNLINALTVEMTAHPDDLLLSKACTDTLMCVLQRHFKPLASDRHSARLNMDIVDQYIIQHLTRKISVTQLAGQVFLGESQFHLLFKNQTGVTPHQYVLKKRLEMAKQLMEESQLSLAQVAQSCGFSGQSSFTQAFSRLYGMPPARFKKNNV
- the putP gene encoding sodium/proline symporter PutP yields the protein MIENSFAITGTFIVYLIAMMAIGYIAYKRTSNSSDYFLGGRSLGPWPAALSAGASDMSGWLLLGLPGYAYAAGIESLWLAGGLLLGTWLNWLICAKRLRTYSITADNSLTLPEFLARRFDDKSKLIQTISAFFILLFFLFYTSSGLVAGGKLFETVFGLDYSIAVIVGTVCVVSYTLFGGFLAVSWTDLVQGLLMSAALLIVPIAAMSGGVGDLTAALELKNPELMTLFNDVKGQPLSAIAIISLAAWGLGYFGQPHILARFKATRSNADITTARRIAVIWTALSMIGAVLVGLVGILYVDNQLAGELADGEKIFMLLVNSIFHPVVAGILLAAILAAIMSTADSQLLVSSSALAEDFYKQVFRPDAPTEEIVMVGRVAVIGLSIVALVLAMNPDSTVLGLVSYAWAGFGAAFGPVLLLSLYWKRMNRNGALVGIIVGALTVVIWKQITGGIFDIYEIVPGFILATLSVVIVSLTTGEPSEKIQKQFDQYEKNLVEFD